The genomic DNA CTGACCGTCTTTTCCGATGAGAAACTTGTTGAAATTCCAGGTAATCTCACCGGCAAATTCCGGGTTGGTTTCCTCGCTGGTGAGGTAAGTATAGAGCGGATGCTGGTCCTCTCCTTTTACGGAAATCTTGGAGAACATGGGAAAGGTCACCCCGTAATTAGTGGAGCAGAACTCCTGGATGTCGCTGTCGGTTCCGGGCTCCTGGTTGGCAAAGTTATTCGCAGGAAATCCCAGTACCGCAAATCCCTGCTCCGAGTATTTTTCATAGATCTCCTGCAACCCTTCGTACTGGGGTGTAAACCCACATTTACTCGCCACGTTCACCACCAACAAGACTTTGCCGTGGAATTCCGACAGGCTCAAGCTGTCGCCGGTGATGGTCTCCATGGTGAAATCATGGACGGAGGAGGGTGATTCTGCTGATATCCGGGCCACGCCCAGAATTCCAACCAGAATTAACGTTAGTGTCAGTTTTGGTATGTATTGTAAATATTTCATTGGGTTTCCCGAGTTTTTCATTACCGGTAAAATGGTACGCGGATGAATGCTCGTTACGTAATTGTTGAACATCTACCGCTTGTTTAATCTACGGAAGTCCAGGAAATAATCAAATGTGAGGATACCGGAAGGGCCAATGAGTTATTCAGGATACTTTCCCAGCATCTTCCAGACGGCGGTGTGAATTTTGTGAAAAAACGGCGCTTCCGGGATGAACATATATGGGCAGTATCCGGGTACCACATCAATACTGTTTTGGTGGCAGTATTGGAGCGCGTCGGAGAGAACGTCTTTGGCGCCGGAAATCCCGTATAGCCAGATTCGCTCAATGCCAGTCTGGGGTGCTTCCGCGATGGCCTTCAGGGTTTGGTCATCCGGGGTCAGTACCAACAGTTGCGAGACCGGCGGTGTAATACCGGTGAGCGAATTATAGCAGATCTGGCCGTCAATTTCGTCGGTGTTTGGATTGATGGGTAGCACATCGTATCCGAACTTACGCAGGTCACTGAACAGCGTACGCGAAAAATGCTTCGGTTCCCGCGAGACGCCCGCCAAAGCGAAACGGTTCTCTGCCAAAAATTCCCGAATGACTTGCTGGACCGGTTTATCCATGAGCCCCTCCTTATATTCTCTTGAGTCAACTAGCAAAATCTTTGCCAGCCATATCCGGCATAGTTCATATATTCGCTCAATTCCTGCTATGACAGGATTTGCACAATTTTCCTGAAGAAATATAAAGCATCCTTGGTTACCAATTTTCTAACTTTTAGTATCATCGTTCCCGGATTTGTTGAAGACGATCATAGTTTCTATCTTTAAAAAAACGAACGCGTGAGGGAAATACTGATGACTTTTATAAATCGTCTATTCTCATTAATCGCCATGATCCTTCTTTTGGCCTTCACAGCCCATGACACATATGCACAGACCACCGGAGAGAATACCGCCCTGGATGAAAAAGTGCAGAAGTTCCTGGACAGCCATGAAGGGCGTTGGCATAACCTGAATGTCCCCCCGGAAGATGGCCAGCTATTGTATGACCTGATTGTCGAGAATGGATACACCCGTGCGCTGGAAATCGGGACCTCCACGGGTCACTCGGCTATCTGGATGGCCTGGGCACTGAGCAAAACCGGCGGTAAACTGATTACTATCGAAATAAACGACCGGCGATATAAGGAAGCCCTGCAGAACTTCGAGGAAGCTGGGCTTTCGGAGTATATCGATGCGCGGCTGGCTGATGCCCATGAATTAGTTCCGGCGCTAGAAGGACCGTTTGATTTTGTCTTTTCCGATGCAGATAAGGGGTGGTACCTGAACTATTTTAAGGCCATCGATCCGAAACTGGAAGTCGGCGGCTGTTTTACTGCCCACAATATGTCGATGCGCCGGCGCGGGGTGACCGGAGTACAGGAGTTTTATCAACACGTCTCCAATTTGCCAAACTATGATACCACAATTGAGTGGGCCAGCCGGTCGGGAGTATCAGTAAGTTACAAAACGCGCGAATAGAAATTTAAGAGTAGAGCCTTAGAAATTTATCAAACCGGGAGAATGACAGATGCGTAAATATACCTATCTGATTATTGGTGGTGGTAT from Candidatus Neomarinimicrobiota bacterium includes the following:
- a CDS encoding glutathione peroxidase, with the protein product METITGDSLSLSEFHGKVLLVVNVASKCGFTPQYEGLQEIYEKYSEQGFAVLGFPANNFANQEPGTDSDIQEFCSTNYGVTFPMFSKISVKGEDQHPLYTYLTSEETNPEFAGEITWNFNKFLIGKDGQILNRFKSKDKPQSDKVIKSIKNALQSS
- a CDS encoding CoA-binding protein, which encodes MDKPVQQVIREFLAENRFALAGVSREPKHFSRTLFSDLRKFGYDVLPINPNTDEIDGQICYNSLTGITPPVSQLLVLTPDDQTLKAIAEAPQTGIERIWLYGISGAKDVLSDALQYCHQNSIDVVPGYCPYMFIPEAPFFHKIHTAVWKMLGKYPE
- a CDS encoding class I SAM-dependent methyltransferase, encoding MTFINRLFSLIAMILLLAFTAHDTYAQTTGENTALDEKVQKFLDSHEGRWHNLNVPPEDGQLLYDLIVENGYTRALEIGTSTGHSAIWMAWALSKTGGKLITIEINDRRYKEALQNFEEAGLSEYIDARLADAHELVPALEGPFDFVFSDADKGWYLNYFKAIDPKLEVGGCFTAHNMSMRRRGVTGVQEFYQHVSNLPNYDTTIEWASRSGVSVSYKTRE